In one window of Streptomyces sp. FXJ1.172 DNA:
- a CDS encoding Cys-Gln thioester bond-forming surface protein has protein sequence MLAALSGFRRSAPAARLAAAASVSGIVAAGVLSGAGTAVAAGAPQTQGGATATINGLKTYGAAVIHEVGGDQRVEAGLFEMSVDGGGTLQTYCIDLHSPTQRDALYQETPWSSTSLGTDKNAGKIRWILQNSYPQVNNLAALARKAGTGNLTEQDAAAGTQVAIWRYSDGAKADAVDPQAEKLADYLQKSARDLAEPQASLTLDPPAVSGRSGTLLGPVTVHTNAAGVAVSPPADAATTGVRIVDKTGKTVTTAKDGSRLYFAVPKDSAYGTAQLTVQASTTVPVGRALASDSRSQPQILAGSSESTVSATAGATWAAEGAIPAVSARKNCAEGAVDIIAANRGDKPFRFELMGAEHTIPAGATRTVTVPLQEDQAYDFTVTGPNGFSQRFTGVLDCRIQGAITTRQAKNHNEPRPATVGGGTAVPDTNLAATGGSAVTPLIAGAAIGLVVIGGAVLVILRKREQPGD, from the coding sequence GTGCTTGCTGCGCTCTCTGGGTTCCGCCGGTCCGCCCCCGCGGCCCGCCTGGCCGCCGCCGCGTCGGTGTCCGGCATCGTGGCGGCCGGTGTGCTGTCCGGCGCCGGTACGGCCGTGGCCGCCGGGGCACCGCAGACCCAGGGCGGGGCGACGGCAACCATCAACGGGCTGAAGACCTACGGCGCCGCCGTGATCCACGAGGTGGGCGGCGACCAGCGGGTGGAGGCGGGCCTGTTCGAGATGTCCGTCGACGGCGGCGGCACCCTGCAGACGTACTGCATCGACCTGCACAGCCCCACCCAGCGTGACGCGCTCTACCAGGAGACGCCCTGGAGCAGCACCTCGCTGGGCACCGACAAGAACGCCGGCAAGATCCGGTGGATCCTGCAGAACTCCTACCCCCAGGTCAACAACCTCGCCGCGCTCGCCCGCAAGGCGGGCACCGGGAACCTCACCGAGCAGGACGCGGCGGCCGGCACCCAGGTCGCCATCTGGCGCTACTCCGACGGCGCGAAGGCCGACGCCGTCGACCCGCAGGCCGAGAAGCTCGCCGACTACCTGCAGAAGAGCGCCCGCGACCTCGCCGAACCGCAGGCCTCGCTCACCCTGGACCCGCCCGCGGTGTCCGGGCGGTCCGGCACGCTGCTGGGGCCGGTGACCGTGCACACCAACGCGGCCGGTGTCGCGGTCAGTCCGCCGGCGGACGCGGCCACCACCGGGGTGCGGATCGTCGACAAGACCGGCAAGACGGTCACCACCGCGAAGGACGGCAGCCGGCTGTACTTCGCCGTTCCCAAGGACTCGGCGTACGGCACCGCTCAGCTGACCGTGCAGGCGTCGACCACCGTGCCCGTGGGCCGCGCCCTCGCCTCCGACAGCCGCAGCCAGCCCCAGATACTGGCCGGCTCCAGCGAGTCCACGGTCTCCGCGACCGCCGGCGCCACCTGGGCGGCCGAGGGCGCCATACCCGCGGTCTCGGCGCGCAAGAACTGCGCCGAGGGCGCCGTGGACATCATCGCGGCGAACCGGGGCGACAAGCCGTTCCGCTTCGAGCTGATGGGTGCCGAGCACACCATCCCCGCGGGCGCGACCCGCACGGTGACGGTCCCGCTCCAGGAGGACCAGGCCTACGACTTCACGGTCACCGGCCCGAACGGCTTCAGCCAGCGCTTCACCGGCGTCCTCGACTGCAGGATCCAGGGCGCGATCACGACCCGGCAGGCCAAGAACCACAACGAGCCCAGGCCCGCCACGGTGGGCGGCGGCACCGCGGTCCCCGACACCAACCTGGCCGCGACGGGCGGCTCCGCGGTCACCCCCCTGATCGCGGGCGCGGCCATCGGCCTGGTCGTCATCGGCGGCGCGGTCCTGGTGATCCTGCGCAAGCGCGAGCAGCCGGGCGACTGA
- a CDS encoding ribosomal protein L7/L12, which yields MGIVELILIAGLFAGIAAVQSRLSGMDKRLVRIERQLALVADRLGLEEPDEQRAQRERVEALVHEGKQIAAIKAYREMTGADLKEAKDAVDRMSGS from the coding sequence ATGGGCATCGTGGAACTTATCCTCATAGCGGGCCTCTTCGCCGGGATCGCGGCCGTCCAGAGCCGTCTGTCCGGCATGGACAAGCGATTGGTGCGCATCGAGCGCCAACTCGCCCTGGTTGCCGACCGGTTGGGGCTGGAGGAGCCGGACGAGCAGCGCGCGCAGCGGGAGCGGGTCGAGGCGCTGGTGCACGAGGGCAAGCAGATCGCGGCGATCAAGGCGTACCGCGAGATGACCGGCGCCGACCTGAAGGAAGCCAAGGATGCGGTGGACCGGATGAGCGGCAGCTAG